The Fontisubflavum oceani genomic interval GCGCCAAACCGACGGAGGCAGGGCATGAGCGGGTTACTGGCGCTATTGGATGATGTGGCGGCGATTGCGAAAGTCGCGGCCGCCTCGGTCGATGATGTGATCGGCCAAGCGACAAAGGCCGGGGCGAAGGCCGCAGGTGCGGTGATCGATGATGCCGCCGTGACGCCGAAATATGTGCATGGGTTTGAAGCCAAACGAGAATTGCCGATTGTCTGGCGGATCGCAAAGGGCTCGATCTTCAACAAGCTGGTGATTTTGCTGCCCGTGGCGCTGCTGCTCTCGGCCTTTGCGCCGTGGATGATCCCGCCGTTGTTGATGCTCGGCGGCGCATATCTCTGCTTCGAAGGGGCGGAGAAGATTTGGCACAAGTTCGGCCCGGGACATCACAGCGCCGAGGAAGAGGCCGCGGCCGTCGGCGACCCGGCGCATTTGGAGGAAGAGAAGGTCCAAGGCGCGATCAAGACCGATTTCATCTTGTCGGCGGAGATCATGACCATCGCGCTTGCGGCCCTGCCAGAGAGCAATATCTGGTTTGAGGCCGCCGCACTGGCCGTGGTCGGGCTTGGGATCACCGCGCTGGTCTATGGCTCGGTGGCCTTGATTGTGAAGGCGGATGATGTGGGGCTGCATATGGCCAATGAAGGCCGGCTTGGTCTCACGCGCAGCGTTGGACGCAGCATCGTGCGCGGCATGCCGGGCTTCATGTCGGTTCTGACCTGGGTCGGAACCGCGGCGATGCTCTGGGTTGGCGGCTCGATCATCATCCACGGGCTGGCCGAACTGGGCTGGCACACGCCGGAAGAGATGATCCATCACGCCGCCGAGGCCGTGGCGCATCTCTTGCCCAATGGGGCGAGCGGTTTTGTATCCTGGCTGGTAAAAGCGGTGATTGACGGGGTGTTGGGGCTGGCCCTTGGGCTCGCGCTGATCCCGCTGGTGGCGACGGTCATCGGGCCAGCTCTGCGCGCGGTCGGCATCGGTGCAAAGGCCGGAGATCACTAACCCAGATCAAGGCTGATGTCGGTTCCGCTTGGTATGATCCCTGAAATGGGCGTCAGAGACAGGAGGAGCCGAGGCCATGAGTGCACTTGGGTTGAGGATCATCGACGAATCCGTTCAACAGGCCAATCTTTGGATCAATGATGTGGATTACCGGGCCGGATGGGCCAACAAGCAGCGCGCCTATCGGCTGCTCCGCGCGGTGTTACATGCGGTGCGCGATCATCTGAGCGTCGATGAGGCGGCGCAGCTTGCCGCGCAAATGCCGATGCTGATCCGGGGTCTCTATTACGAGGGGTGGAATCCGTCCAAAACCCCGGTCGTGATACGCAGCCGCGCGGATTTCGTCGCGGCGGTGCAGAAGGACTTTGCCAAGGACCCGATGGGGGATGCGGAAGAGGCGATCGGCGCGGTGCTGGATGTGTTGGATCAGCGCATCTCAGAAGGGGAAATGGCCCATGTCCGGGCCAGTTTCACCAAAGAGATCCGCGCGCTTTTTGCGGACTGAACTGGTGTGAGGAGGCCGCTGGCGGCGTCGCCAACGGCCCCGCAATCTCAGGACAGGAGCGATTTCGCCTTGTCGGCCACAGCTTCGGCGGTGATGCCGAAATGCGCGAAGAGCTCGCCAGCCGGTGCGGAGCCGCCAAAGCTCTCCATCCCGACGAACCCGGCTTTTGCCTCGCGGCCCCGCTCGCCCAGAAGCCAGCGATCCCAGCCAAGCCGAACCGCGGCCTCGACGGCGACGCGCACCGCACCACCGGGAAGGACCCGTTTGCGATAGGCCTCCGGCTGCGCCTCGAACAGCTCCCAACAGGGCATGGAGACCACGCGGGTGCCGATCCCTTCGGCTTGCAGCAGATCGCGCGCGGCCATGGCCACGGAAACCTCGGAGCCGGTGGCCATCAAGATCACCTGACGTTTGCCTTCGGCATCGGCCAAGACATACCCGCCTTGGGCGGTCAGGTTCTTGGTCTTGTGCTCGGTCCGAACCGTGGGCAAGCCCTGGCGGCTGAGCGCGAGGACCGAGGGCGTGGCCGCTTGTTCGAGCGCGACTTCCCACGCCTCGGCGGTTTCCACCGCGTCCGCCGGGCGGAACACAAGGCAGTTCGGCGTTGCCCGCATCATCGCCAGATGCTCGACCGGCTGGTGTGTCGGCCCGTCTTCGCCCAGGCCAATCGAGTCATGGGTCATGACATATTGGACATTCACCCCCATCAGCGCCGAAAGGCGGATCGCACCACGCGCATAGTCGGTGAAGCAGAAGAACGTGCCACCATAGGGCCGCACACCGCCATGAAGCGCCATGCCGTTCATCGCAGCCGCCATGCCATGTTCGCGGATGCCATAATGGATATGGCGGCCCTTGCGGTCTTCGGGCGCGAACACGCCTAGATCGGCGGTTTTGGTGTTGTTGGAGCCGGTCAAATCGGCGGAGCCGCCCAATGTCTCGGGCACCACCGGGTTGATCACTTCCAGCGCCATTTCGCTGGCTTTCCGAGTCGCGACCTTGGGTTGCGTCTCGGAGATTTGCTTTTTCAGCGCTTTGATCGTGGCGGAGAGCTTCTTCGGCATCTCACCAGCGAAGGCGCGGGTGAATTGCGCCTGACGATTGGCCGAGGTGAGACCGAATTCGGTTTCCCAGGCTTCGCGTGCGGCGCGCCCTTTCGCGCCAATCGCTTCCCATTCCGCTTTCAGATCGTCGGGGATCTCGAACGGGCCGTATTTCCAGCCATAGGCGGCTTTGGTGTCAGTGATCAGCTTCGGATCGGTCAGCGCGCCATGGCCTTTCGCGGTGTCTTGGGCCGAGGAGCCGATGGCGATATGGGTTTTGCAGGCAATCATCGCCGGGCGTGGAGAGGCTTTCGCCTCGATGATCGCGCGGTCGATATCCGCCGGATCATGCCCGTCACACTCGAACACATCCCATCCGGAGGCGGCAAATCGCGCCTTCTGATCGGTGCGGTCGGACAGCGTCACCTCACCATCAATGGTGATGTTGTTATTGTCCCAAAACACGATCAGCTTGCTTAGCTCGTGACGCCCTGCGAGGCCAATCGCCTCCTGGCTGACCCCCTCCATCAAGCAGCCATCGCCGGCAATGCAATAGGTGTAATGGTCGATCAGCTTCTTGCCCCACCGGGCGCGCAAGCTTTCTTCGGCCATGGCGAAGCCAACCGCATTGGCGATGCCTTGGCCCAAAGGTCCGGTCGTGGTCTCGATGCCTTTGGCATGGCCATATTCCGGATGGCCCGCCGTGATCGCGCCCAACTGGCGGAAATTCTTCACCTGCTCCAGCGTCATATCCTCGTAGCCTGTGAGGTAGAGCAGGCTGTAGAGCAGCATCGATCCATGACCAGCGGACAGGATGAACCGGTCGCGGTTTGGCCAATCGGGGGCGCTTGCATCAAAGCTCAGATGGTTTTCAAACAGAACTGTGGCCACATCGGCCATGCCCATCGGCATGCCGGAATGGCCGGAATTGGCCGCCGCGACGGCGTCAAGCGTTAGCGTGCGGATACAGGCGGCGCGGCGCCAATGGGCGGGGTTCTGAGCGGCGAGGGCTGAAAGGTCCAAGGTGAGCGTCCTGTCTCAAGTGGCACTGGGTCCGCGCGGTGATAGCAGAGGCAAGCCGAAGTGCAAGCGGGCCAGGGCAGGGCAGAGGTGGGTTTTCGACCGGAAATGCGCCGTTGCCCGCCGAATGGCCGGAAAGAGTTGCAAATCCGGGCCGGATACGATTCGCTAGGGGCAGAGGTTCGGCGTGCGGCATATGGCCCGCCGGGCAGGGTGAAAATGGCCCCGCAAAGGGTGCCAGTGGACAAGACCGGGGGCATCGGCAGAGCATGAACGACACGGTGACAATGGAGCGGATTTCCGAGCTTGAAGGTCGTTTGGCCGTGGCTCTGGATCGGATTTCGTCGGGGGTTGGGACGCTAAAACCCCAATCCGGCGCAGGCGGTGGCGATATTGACGCCGCCGCAGCCGCATTGGCGGAGGCCGAAACCCGGGCGGCGGAACTGGCCGCGCGTTTGGCCGATGCCGAAGGGGACGGTGGATCGGCCTTGGCCGAAGCACAAGAGGCGCTCGACGCGGAGCAGTCTGCCAATGCGGCGCTGACTGAGCAGTTGCGCGCGCTTGAGGCGTCGCGCCAGGCCAGCCAAGACGAGGCGGCACGACTGACCGCAGCGCATGAAGAGAAGATGGCCGAACTGACCGGAGAATTGACCGAGGCGCGCGCGGCCAACGAAGAACTGCGTGCTCAAATTGCCGAGCGCGACGCGGCCCCCGCCGTTGCCGAGCCGAACCCAGAGGATAAGGCGACGATTGAGCGGCTGCAGGGTGAGGTGGAAATCTTGCGCCGCCGCGTGAAACGGTTGCGCGGTGAAGCCGCGACGGCCCGTGAACAGCGGGACGAGGCGCAAGATATCCTCGATGAGTTGCGGAGCGTTGACGGCGATGGCGCGACCGAGGCCGCGCTCCGGGTCGAACTGCGGGAATTGCGCCTCGCCAATGCGGAGCTGCGCGACACGAGCCAAGAGATGCGCCAAATCGCGGCGCAGGGCGAGACGGTCGATCCGGACCTCTTGAATGCGTCGATGGCGGCGGAACTTGTGGCGCTCAAGGCGGAGCGCGCCGCCGAGGCGGCCGAGATGCAGCAAATTGTCGATGAATTGACCCCCCTCGTGAGCGGAGACAGCGCCAATGCCTGAGTTGAATATCGAAATCGGCGGGCGCAGCTTCACGGTCGCCTGTCAGGAGGGCGAAGAGCCTTTTCTGGAGGCGGCTGCTCGGATGCTCGACACCGAAGCAGCGGTTGTCTTGGGGCAAATCGGACGGATGCCGCCAGAACGGATGTTGTTGATGGCTGGGTTGATGCTGGCCGACAAGACCGCCGGGCTGGAGGAAGATTTGGGCCGGATTCAGGGCGAGTTGGAGGCGGCAGAGGCGGCGCTGACCGCGGCACAGAACAAGCTTGATGATCGGGCACGGCGGATTGTGGAACTGGAAGATTCCGCCCCGCCCGCCGAGATCACGGTGATCCCGGCGCAAGTTACTGACGGGCTGGCCGAATTGGCCGCGCGCGCCGAAGCATTGGCCGAAGAGGTCGAAAGCGCCGCGGGCTAGTTACGCTTGAAAGACATCTGGCAGAAGCCGCGCGGCCTCGTCGCGCGGACTGTTCAGCGCGTCTCGATCCTCGCCAGGGTAGAACCGGGCGCGGATCGCGGTTGGCATCGGGTTTGGCCGCAAGAGATGCACGCCCAGATGCGATTTGGCACTTTCGGCTTGCCAGCTTTGCACCAGTGCGCGCTCGGCGGCCTTGCTCATGGCGTAACCGGCGGCGAACTTCTCATCCCAATCGCTGTCGAAGAACACCGCTTTCGGCGCCTCCGCCGGCGCGATCAGCGGGTCGACCAGCGCAATCAGCCGGGCGAAGGCGCGGATATTGGTGCCGATCAGCTTATCGAGATCTTTCGCGGTCAAATGTGGCGTGGGCGTCAGCGCGGTGGCGTGAAACGCGCTGTGGACCCAGATATCCGCTTTGCCCCATCGATCGAAGATCGAGCGGCAGAGATGCGCCATCGCGCCCTCATCGGTGACGTCCATCGGGGCCAGGGTCGCGCTGCCGCCGGCCGCTTGGATCCGGTCATCGAGTTCTTCCAACCCGCCGGTGGTCCGCGCCACGGCCACAACATGGGCGCCGCGCGCCGCCAACCATTCGGCACTGGCCGCGCCGATCCCGCGAGAGGCGCCGGTGACCAGCGCGATCTGTCCGTTCAAAAACTGTTCCATGCGGGGCAAATGCAGGCTTTGACCGCGATTGGCAAGATGCCACGCCTGCGGCGGATTGCTTGACTTTGCTGCGCCTGCACGGGACAACACCGCTCAACAACAGTTTGCAGTTGCAAAAAGGAGAGGCCGATGAGCCGTGACACCACCCTTAGCCAAGCCGCGCTTGGCACCGATGGCATCGGGCGCAAGGCGCTTCTGGTGCTCGGCGGAACCGCCTTTATCGCCGCCGCGGCGCAGATTTCGATCCCGATGATCCCGGTGCCGATGACGCTGCAGACCTTGGCGATTTTGATCGTTGGTTTCGCCTACGGCTCCCGTTTGGGGGCGATCACGCTGGTGACCTATTTGGCCCAGGGCGCGATGGGGCTGCCGGTCTTTGCCAATGGCGCGAATGGCCTGGCGCTGATCGGGCCGACGGGTGGCTTCTTGGTCGGCTTCGTCGGCATGGCTTATCTGGCTGGCTTGGCGGCAGAGCGTGGATGGGCGCGGGGCGTCTTCACGACGGCGCTGTCCGCGATCGTGATCTCGGCGCTGCTCTATCTGCCTGGTGTCGCTTGGCCGATGGCTGTGGCGCAAGTCTTTGGTATCGAAGCCGGTTGGGTTGGCCTTTCGGCGGCACCGATCTGGGCGAATTTCGTGGCGCCGTTCTTGCTGGGTGACGTGATTAAATCCGTCCTTGTGGCGCTGATCGTCACCGGCGCGTGGCGGGCGCTGGCGCGTCGCTAAGGCCGCAAAACTTCGAACACGGAAAACGCCGCCCAAACCGGGCGGCGTTTTTTGTTGGGATCGGCACCTTGATGACTGTTAGTTTGTTTCATCATGCAGCCGCGTGAGAGCCGCTTCACAAACGCCGAGCGGCAGCCATTCGCAGCCTGCGCAAATCTGGGCAAGATCGCCGGGTTTGACCCGCTCTCGGATACGCGATTTGGCCGCGCCCCATGTCAAGCGCTCGCCATCGATCAGCTCCAAGGCCGACGCATGGGCGGTGTCCAATCGGTCGATCTTTGCTTGGCTGGTGCACAGCGTGCCGCGGCGCTTGGGGCAGGGCGCACAGATATCGTCGGTGGTTCGGACCACCTCAATCTCCGTCTGGTCGCCCTCGGCCGCCCTGAGCCGCCCGACCACAATGGCCGTCATATTCGTGGTGAAGGCGTCGGAATAGCCTTTGCCCTCGAACCCGAGCGAGCACAAAAAATGGTGCGGCCGGTAGCGCAGGGGCGCGGCGCTCACTCCGCTGGTTCCTGAACCTCGAATCCCTTGGCTTCCATATCCGTCGGACGGACCGGGTAATCGCCGGAGAAGCAGGCGTCACAATAGGCGGGCGATTTCGGGTTCCGGCCCTTGGATTCGCCCACCGCGCGATAGAGCCCGTCAAGCGAGATGAAGCGCAAGCTGTCGACTTGCAAATGGGTCTGCATCTCGTCTTCGGTCATGGTCGCGGCAAGGAGTTTCTCCCGCTGTGGTGTATCCACGCCGTAAAAACAGGGCCAAGCCGTCGGCGGCGAGGCGATGCGGAAATGCACCTCAGCCGCGCCGGCATCCAGGATCATCTCTTTGATCTTCCGGCTGGTGGTGCCGCGCACCACGCTGTCATCGACCAAGATCACCCGTTTGCCGCGAATAAGGGCGCGGTTCACGTTCAGCTTCCAGGCGAACGCCCATATTGCGGATCTGCTCGGTCGGCTCGATGAAGGTCCGGCCCATGTATTGGTTGCGGATGATCCCCATCGCGTAGGGGATGCCCGATTTCTGGCTATAGCCAATCGCCGCAGGCGTCCCGCTGTCGGGCACGGGGCAGACGATATCGGCGTCCACCGGCGCTTCACGAGCCAGTTCGACGCCGATCTGACGGCGGGTTTCGTAGACCGACTGGCCCCCAATCACACTGTCAGGGCGGCTGAAATACACATGTTCGAAGATGCAGGGGCGGGGCTTGCGCGGTTCGAACGGCATGTAGCTTTCGACACCCGCGGGGGTGATCACCACCATCTCGCCCGGTTCCACATCGCGCACATAATCCGCGCCGATGATATCAAGCGCGCAGGTCTCGGAGCTGAGCACCCAGCCTTCGCCGATCCGGCCCAGAACCAGCGGGCGCACGCCAAGCGCATCCCGCACGCCGATCAGCTTGGTCCGCGTCATCGCCACAACGGAAAACGCGCCCTCGACTCGGCGGAGCGCGTCTTTCATCCGTTCGGGGATGGTTTTCTGATAACTGCGCGCCATCAGATGGATGATGCACTCACTGTCACTTGAGCTTTGGAAGATCGAGCCGCGCCCGATCAACTCACGCCGCAATTCCTCGGCATTCACGATATTGCCATTATGGGCCAGCGCCGCGCCGCCCATGGAGAATTCGCCGAAAAATGGCTGCACATCGCGGATCGCGGTATGGCCTTTGGAGCCGGTGGTGGAATAACGCACATGGCCGATGGCCAGCGGGCCGGGCAGGGTCTCCATCACCTTATGCGAGGTGAAGTTGTCGCGCACATAGCCAAAGCGCCGGGCCGAGTTGAACCCGTGATCGGGGTGATGGGCAACGATGCCGCCGGCCTCCTGCCCCCGATGTTGTAGGGCATGTAGGCCGAGGGCCACGAAATTCGCCGCATCGGCGACGCCGATCACGCCAAAGACGCCGCATTCCTCATGCAGTTTATCATCGTCAAACGCATCGAAAGGATGTGCGGGAAACCGGGCGTCGTCGCCAGTCCGGTGGCTCATTCAGTCGCTCCTGTGACAGCAGGCAAGGGCCGAATCCGATATTAGATTTAGGGCAGTATGTAGGGCGTCTGACCGGCGCTGTCACGCACCGGTTCATCAAGCTGTCACAATTGTTGCGGCGAGGCCCTAGTTCCCGGTCTCGGCCGGGGTCTCTTCGGCAGGGGCGGCATCTTCTGCGGCGGGTTCGGCGGAGTTGATCAGCTCTTCATAACGCTCCAAAATCCAGCCTGGTGCGTCGGTTGGGATTTGCGCCTCGATCCGCTCTTGCATCTGGCCGAAAATCTGCGCCGTGCGGCTGTCGTCGACCATCGGGATCGCTTGGTCGCCTGCGATGCGATCATAGACGATCAGCGCAACAACCACCAAAAGCACGCCCCGGGCAACACCGAAGAGGAACCCGAGCCCCGCATCAATCCCGCCCAGAACCGAGCGCTGAATGGCCGATGAAAACAGCGGCGTGAAGAGTGAGACCACCACCAGCGCAATGGCAAACACCCCGGCAAAGGCGGCAATGATGCCAAGTTCGTTGCTGTCGCCGATGAAGTCGCCGACATAAGGGATCTCGCGTACGAGCGGGAAGGCGGTCGGGGCAAAGATAAAAGCCACAATCGCGGCGATGACCCATCCGGCAATCGCCATGACTTCGCGGACAAACCCGCGGGAATAGGCCAAAATGGCGGAGATCACGATAACGGCTGCGACCACGCCGTCGATGATGGTGAAGCCTTCCATAAGTGGCCCTCGTCCTGTTTCCTGGCACCCCTGCCGGTGCCGTTTGTTTTTAGGCGCTTAGCCCGCGCCGAATACATCCCCGACAAAGCGGGTCAAGTCGGCCATCGGGTTAAGCGTCATGCCCGCCCCATCGCCGGTTTTGCACCCCTCGGGTACGATCGCAGAGGAAAAACCAAGTTTCCGGGCTTCTTTCAACCTGTTTTCTGCCTGAGACACGGGTCTGAGTGCGCCAGAGAGGCTGAGTTCCCCGAAAACCACACAATGTGGCGGTATTGCGGCGTCTTCCCGCGCAGAGAGCAGCGCCGCAGCAACCGCCAGATCGGCGGCAGGTTCGGAAATCCGCATCCCGCCCGCGATGTTGAGATAAACATCGAGCCCTTGGAACGAGATGCCAACGCGCGCCTCTAGCACCGCCAGGATCATCGACAGACGCCCGCTATCCCAACCCACGACCGCCCGCCGCGGCTGACTAAGTGAGGAAGGGGCCACAAGCGCTTGAATCTCCACCAGAACCGGCCGTGTCCCCTCGATCCCGGCAAAGACGACAGAGCCGGGGGCCGGATTGTCGCGGTCGGTCAGGAACAGCGCCGAGGGGTTCGGCACTTCGGCCAGTCCTGCACCGGTCATCTCAAACACACCGATTTCATCGGCGGGGCCGAAGCGGTTTTTCACGCTGCGCAGGATGCGGAATTGATGCCCACGCTCGCCTTCGAAATAGAGCACGGTGTCGACCATATGCTCCACCACGC includes:
- a CDS encoding CvpA family protein, with product MEGFTIIDGVVAAVIVISAILAYSRGFVREVMAIAGWVIAAIVAFIFAPTAFPLVREIPYVGDFIGDSNELGIIAAFAGVFAIALVVVSLFTPLFSSAIQRSVLGGIDAGLGFLFGVARGVLLVVVALIVYDRIAGDQAIPMVDDSRTAQIFGQMQERIEAQIPTDAPGWILERYEELINSAEPAAEDAAPAEETPAETGN
- the radA gene encoding DNA repair protein RadA, with translation MAKPVTQFICSACGSVHKKWSGRCDNCGEWNTISEEAPLSSGPGKSLGAVKGRAMALTDLTTEETPPPRQGSGLAELDRVLGGGLVPASASLVGGDPGIGKSTLLLQAAASFARTGLKVIYVSGEEATAQVRMRAQRLGLTDAEVKLAAETNLRDILTTLDAERPDLAIIDSIQTMWLDTVESAPGSVSQVRAAAHELVTFAKKRGVAVMLVGHVTKEGQIAGPRVVEHMVDTVLYFEGERGHQFRILRSVKNRFGPADEIGVFEMTGAGLAEVPNPSALFLTDRDNPAPGSVVFAGIEGTRPVLVEIQALVAPSSLSQPRRAVVGWDSGRLSMILAVLEARVGISFQGLDVYLNIAGGMRISEPAADLAVAAALLSAREDAAIPPHCVVFGELSLSGALRPVSQAENRLKEARKLGFSSAIVPEGCKTGDGAGMTLNPMADLTRFVGDVFGAG
- a CDS encoding cell division protein ZapA, with the translated sequence MPELNIEIGGRSFTVACQEGEEPFLEAAARMLDTEAAVVLGQIGRMPPERMLLMAGLMLADKTAGLEEDLGRIQGELEAAEAALTAAQNKLDDRARRIVELEDSAPPAEITVIPAQVTDGLAELAARAEALAEEVESAAG
- a CDS encoding DUF2267 domain-containing protein, whose product is MSALGLRIIDESVQQANLWINDVDYRAGWANKQRAYRLLRAVLHAVRDHLSVDEAAQLAAQMPMLIRGLYYEGWNPSKTPVVIRSRADFVAAVQKDFAKDPMGDAEEAIGAVLDVLDQRISEGEMAHVRASFTKEIRALFAD
- a CDS encoding DUF808 domain-containing protein, translated to MSGLLALLDDVAAIAKVAAASVDDVIGQATKAGAKAAGAVIDDAAVTPKYVHGFEAKRELPIVWRIAKGSIFNKLVILLPVALLLSAFAPWMIPPLLMLGGAYLCFEGAEKIWHKFGPGHHSAEEEAAAVGDPAHLEEEKVQGAIKTDFILSAEIMTIALAALPESNIWFEAAALAVVGLGITALVYGSVALIVKADDVGLHMANEGRLGLTRSVGRSIVRGMPGFMSVLTWVGTAAMLWVGGSIIIHGLAELGWHTPEEMIHHAAEAVAHLLPNGASGFVSWLVKAVIDGVLGLALGLALIPLVATVIGPALRAVGIGAKAGDH
- a CDS encoding DUF1284 domain-containing protein, which gives rise to MSAAPLRYRPHHFLCSLGFEGKGYSDAFTTNMTAIVVGRLRAAEGDQTEIEVVRTTDDICAPCPKRRGTLCTSQAKIDRLDTAHASALELIDGERLTWGAAKSRIRERVKPGDLAQICAGCEWLPLGVCEAALTRLHDETN
- a CDS encoding SDR family NAD(P)-dependent oxidoreductase — translated: MEQFLNGQIALVTGASRGIGAASAEWLAARGAHVVAVARTTGGLEELDDRIQAAGGSATLAPMDVTDEGAMAHLCRSIFDRWGKADIWVHSAFHATALTPTPHLTAKDLDKLIGTNIRAFARLIALVDPLIAPAEAPKAVFFDSDWDEKFAAGYAMSKAAERALVQSWQAESAKSHLGVHLLRPNPMPTAIRARFYPGEDRDALNSPRDEAARLLPDVFQA
- a CDS encoding biotin transporter BioY, yielding MSRDTTLSQAALGTDGIGRKALLVLGGTAFIAAAAQISIPMIPVPMTLQTLAILIVGFAYGSRLGAITLVTYLAQGAMGLPVFANGANGLALIGPTGGFLVGFVGMAYLAGLAAERGWARGVFTTALSAIVISALLYLPGVAWPMAVAQVFGIEAGWVGLSAAPIWANFVAPFLLGDVIKSVLVALIVTGAWRALARR
- the tkt gene encoding transketolase, with product MDLSALAAQNPAHWRRAACIRTLTLDAVAAANSGHSGMPMGMADVATVLFENHLSFDASAPDWPNRDRFILSAGHGSMLLYSLLYLTGYEDMTLEQVKNFRQLGAITAGHPEYGHAKGIETTTGPLGQGIANAVGFAMAEESLRARWGKKLIDHYTYCIAGDGCLMEGVSQEAIGLAGRHELSKLIVFWDNNNITIDGEVTLSDRTDQKARFAASGWDVFECDGHDPADIDRAIIEAKASPRPAMIACKTHIAIGSSAQDTAKGHGALTDPKLITDTKAAYGWKYGPFEIPDDLKAEWEAIGAKGRAAREAWETEFGLTSANRQAQFTRAFAGEMPKKLSATIKALKKQISETQPKVATRKASEMALEVINPVVPETLGGSADLTGSNNTKTADLGVFAPEDRKGRHIHYGIREHGMAAAMNGMALHGGVRPYGGTFFCFTDYARGAIRLSALMGVNVQYVMTHDSIGLGEDGPTHQPVEHLAMMRATPNCLVFRPADAVETAEAWEVALEQAATPSVLALSRQGLPTVRTEHKTKNLTAQGGYVLADAEGKRQVILMATGSEVSVAMAARDLLQAEGIGTRVVSMPCWELFEAQPEAYRKRVLPGGAVRVAVEAAVRLGWDRWLLGERGREAKAGFVGMESFGGSAPAGELFAHFGITAEAVADKAKSLLS